The nucleotide sequence ACACCACACTAGGGGAGACGTTTTCGTATACTTCTTCAAAGGCTTTTTGAATAGAGATCGCAGCCTTTGCCGCCTGGCTCGGTTCTTTGTCCGATTTTGCATTTAAGAACAGCGTACTATCGCTGCCGGTTCCGCAATATAGAATGGGAGAGAGGATCACTCCTGCCATCACGGATATGCCTATCACCAGGAAATTTTTGAATCGATCGTTTTTTTTCATGGATTCCTGTCCTCGGGAATGCGATTCCGGTAGTACGCTTCAGCATTCGAAGCAAAACCACTCATGTCAAGTGGCTTTCCTTAAGCATGGCGCATACACCGGGATTTTACGTTTTTGAAGGTTTAGACGGGAGCGGGAAAAGTACCCTCACTCGTCGCCTCTTAGACCTTTTGCAGTCGAAAGATGTTCCAGCAATTTGTTTTGCAGAACCTACTCGCTACGAATCAGGAATCTATCTTAGAAAATTTTTAAGCGGAGAAATAGAACTCTCTCCCGAGAAACAGATCGAAGCGTTCTTAGCGGATCGAGAAGTTTCCTTGCAAAGAAATATTCTACCTTCTCTCGCGGAGAAAAAGATCGTACTTCTGGATCGGTACATGTATTCGACTGCAGCATATCAGTCCGGAGAGAATTTTTCGGCAAAAGAGATCTTGGAAAAGAATTTAGAGAGAAAATTCCCTGAGCCGGAACTTGTCTTTTATTTGGATCTAAAACCGGAAGAAGCCCTGTCCAGATTAAAGGTGAGAGATACGACTGCGGATCGATTCGAGACAATCTCCGCCCTGCAAAAGATCGCGAAGGCGTATGAGGAAATCCTTCCGGAGAACACGATCCGTTTGGATGCGAATTTGAGTC is from Leptospira langatensis and encodes:
- the tmk gene encoding dTMP kinase — its product is MAHTPGFYVFEGLDGSGKSTLTRRLLDLLQSKDVPAICFAEPTRYESGIYLRKFLSGEIELSPEKQIEAFLADREVSLQRNILPSLAEKKIVLLDRYMYSTAAYQSGENFSAKEILEKNLERKFPEPELVFYLDLKPEEALSRLKVRDTTADRFETISALQKIAKAYEEILPENTIRLDANLSPEALAELALKNIPY